One Pseudomonas entomophila genomic window carries:
- a CDS encoding aminoglycoside phosphotransferase family protein has protein sequence MPDHDVRLQQLTAWLAGQLESLFRNNAWGEVPEGSLTAASSDASFRRYFRWEGAGHSFVIMDAPPPQENCRPFVDIDQLLASAGVNVPVIHGQDLERGFLLLSDLGRQTYLDIIDPDNADALFADAIEALLAFQRLPMDAPLPSYDVALLRRELELFPEWYVGRALGLQLSEAQLATWQRVSQVLIDSALAQPKVLVHRDYMPRNLMHSAPNPGVLDFQDAVYGPVTYDITCLFKDAFLSWPQARVEGWLRNYWDKARAAGIPVQDDFEAFHRASDLMGVQRHLKVIGIFARICHRDGKPRYLTDVPRFFTYIDEVIARRPELAELGQLIAELKGEARP, from the coding sequence ATGCCCGATCACGATGTACGCCTGCAACAACTGACCGCCTGGCTCGCCGGGCAGCTCGAGAGCCTTTTCCGCAACAATGCCTGGGGCGAGGTGCCCGAAGGGAGCCTGACCGCCGCCAGCAGCGATGCGAGTTTTCGCCGCTACTTCCGTTGGGAAGGCGCCGGCCACAGCTTCGTGATCATGGATGCCCCACCTCCCCAGGAAAACTGCCGGCCATTCGTCGATATCGACCAACTGCTGGCCAGTGCCGGGGTGAACGTCCCGGTGATTCACGGCCAGGACCTGGAACGTGGTTTCCTGCTGCTGAGTGACCTGGGGCGCCAGACCTACCTGGATATCATCGACCCAGACAACGCCGATGCCTTGTTTGCCGATGCCATCGAGGCATTGCTGGCTTTCCAGCGCCTGCCGATGGACGCACCGCTGCCCAGCTACGATGTTGCGCTGCTGCGCCGTGAGCTGGAGTTGTTCCCCGAGTGGTACGTCGGTCGGGCGCTCGGCCTGCAACTGAGCGAGGCTCAGCTGGCTACCTGGCAACGGGTGAGCCAGGTGCTGATCGACAGCGCGCTGGCCCAGCCCAAGGTGCTGGTGCACCGCGACTACATGCCGCGCAACTTGATGCACAGCGCGCCCAACCCCGGTGTGCTGGACTTCCAGGACGCGGTCTACGGCCCGGTCACCTACGACATCACCTGCCTGTTCAAGGATGCCTTCCTCAGTTGGCCCCAGGCGCGCGTCGAAGGCTGGTTGCGCAACTACTGGGACAAGGCGCGGGCCGCGGGCATTCCGGTCCAGGACGACTTCGAGGCGTTCCACCGCGCCAGCGACCTGATGGGTGTGCAGCGCCACCTCAAGGTGATCGGTATCTTCGCGCGGATCTGCCACCGTGATGGCAAGCCACGCTATCTCACCGACGTGCCACGCTTCTTCACCTATATAGATGAAGTGATCGCCCGACGCCCTGAACTGGCCGAGTTGGGGCAGCTGATTGCGGAACTCAAGGGCGAGGCGCGCCCATGA
- the murU gene encoding N-acetylmuramate alpha-1-phosphate uridylyltransferase MurU, with product MKAMILAAGKGERMRPLTLHKPKPLVTAAGKPLIEYHLEALARAGITDVVINHAWLGQQIEDHLGDGGRFGLSIRYSPEGEPLETGGGIFKALPLLGDAPFLLVNGDIWTDYDFKALNAPLQGQAHLVLVDNPGHHGRGDFRLRDGQVVDGDDAPGTLTFSGISVLAPSLFDGCQAGAFKLAPLLRKAMAEGRVSGEHFAGQWIDVGTLERLADVERLIGANT from the coding sequence ATGAAGGCGATGATCCTGGCGGCAGGCAAGGGCGAGCGTATGCGCCCGTTGACCCTGCATAAACCCAAGCCACTGGTGACTGCCGCCGGCAAGCCACTGATCGAGTATCACCTCGAGGCACTGGCCCGTGCCGGTATCACCGATGTCGTCATAAACCACGCCTGGCTTGGCCAGCAGATTGAGGATCATCTCGGGGATGGCGGCCGTTTCGGGCTGAGTATCCGCTATTCGCCGGAAGGAGAACCACTGGAAACCGGGGGTGGGATCTTCAAGGCCCTGCCTCTGCTGGGTGACGCTCCGTTCCTGCTGGTCAACGGCGATATCTGGACAGATTACGACTTCAAGGCGCTGAACGCCCCCTTGCAAGGCCAGGCACACCTGGTGCTGGTTGATAACCCTGGGCACCACGGTCGCGGCGACTTTCGCCTGCGGGATGGGCAGGTGGTCGACGGAGACGATGCGCCGGGTACGCTGACGTTCAGTGGTATTTCCGTGCTCGCCCCTTCGCTGTTCGACGGCTGCCAGGCAGGTGCCTTCAAGCTGGCGCCCCTGCTGCGCAAGGCCATGGCCGAAGGGCGGGTGAGCGGCGAGCATTTTGCCGGGCAGTGGATTGATGTCGGCACCCTGGAGCGTCTGGCCGATGTCGAGCGCCTGATCGGAGCGAATACCTGA
- a CDS encoding TerB family tellurite resistance protein — MWWPSTVIGAGAGFAVASIPGALLGALLGQAMDRRLRLQGWDDMRERLGGRPALRDDELLFVLLGRLAKSDGRVAEGHIQQARQEMIRLDLGEPARRRAIAAFNRGKAGKDRLGHHLRRIKLQPHAAEGTLRACWRMVWADGKAGRQERDLLLGWGEQLGLSRSQVQALSLEYEPRKASLDGGTMTYAAALRLLGVEPDTDTDQVKQAYRRLLSRHHPDKLVGSGASEAKVREATELTRELHQAFALIRKRRGI, encoded by the coding sequence ATGTGGTGGCCAAGCACAGTGATTGGTGCCGGGGCCGGTTTCGCCGTGGCCAGCATTCCCGGGGCATTGCTCGGGGCGCTGTTGGGCCAGGCCATGGATCGGCGCCTGCGTCTTCAGGGATGGGACGATATGCGCGAGCGCCTGGGTGGCCGCCCGGCGCTGCGTGATGACGAACTGCTGTTCGTGCTGCTTGGGCGCCTGGCCAAGAGCGATGGCCGGGTGGCCGAAGGGCATATCCAGCAAGCCCGCCAGGAGATGATCCGCCTGGATCTTGGCGAGCCTGCGCGGCGGCGAGCCATCGCCGCTTTCAATCGCGGCAAGGCGGGCAAGGATCGGTTGGGTCATCACCTGCGCCGGATCAAGCTGCAGCCCCATGCCGCGGAAGGTACCTTGCGCGCCTGCTGGCGGATGGTCTGGGCTGATGGCAAGGCGGGGCGTCAGGAGCGTGACCTGTTGTTGGGCTGGGGCGAGCAGTTGGGGTTGAGCCGCAGCCAGGTGCAGGCGCTGTCACTTGAGTACGAGCCACGCAAGGCGTCGCTCGACGGCGGCACGATGACCTATGCGGCAGCTTTACGCCTGCTGGGTGTGGAGCCGGATACCGACACCGACCAGGTGAAGCAGGCCTATCGCCGCCTGCTCAGTCGCCATCACCCGGACAAACTGGTGGGCAGTGGCGCCAGCGAGGCGAAGGTGCGCGAGGCGACCGAGCTGACGCGCGAACTGCACCAGGCCTTTGCCCTGATCCGCAAGCGGCGGGGTATCTAG
- a CDS encoding alpha/beta hydrolase family protein, whose product MFTLYRTTLAIFCLASLLPLGAQAADTEKTEAATEAAAPAPRPALAERSQDDALALERQAPKAEQQTLQANGENFLALWKPANDSDPKGAVIIVPGAGETADWPNTVGPLRRGFPDVGWHTLSLSLPDLLAERPQARVEAKPAAAAQKPEGESAPAKDTPADANANVAQATAAEADAAESTDAVEADEHSDQADAERIFARLDAAVAYAQQQKARSIVLLGNGSGAYWAARYLSEKQPPQVQKLVMVGAQTPARVEQDLQSLTPTLKVPTADIYFAGRPQDNQAAQQRLQASKRQKDSQYRQVSLMAMPGNKAAEQEQLLRRVRGWLTPKEE is encoded by the coding sequence ATGTTCACACTTTATCGCACGACGCTGGCAATCTTCTGTCTGGCCTCGCTCCTGCCCCTCGGCGCTCAAGCCGCCGACACCGAAAAAACAGAGGCCGCCACCGAGGCCGCCGCACCTGCGCCGCGCCCAGCACTGGCCGAGCGCAGCCAGGACGACGCCCTGGCCCTCGAACGCCAGGCGCCCAAGGCCGAGCAGCAGACCTTGCAGGCCAATGGCGAGAACTTCCTGGCACTGTGGAAGCCCGCCAACGACAGCGACCCGAAAGGCGCGGTGATCATCGTCCCGGGCGCGGGTGAAACGGCCGACTGGCCAAATACCGTCGGCCCACTGCGCCGGGGCTTCCCGGACGTGGGCTGGCACACCCTGAGCCTGAGCCTGCCGGATCTGCTGGCCGAACGCCCACAGGCACGGGTCGAAGCCAAGCCGGCTGCCGCCGCGCAAAAGCCCGAGGGAGAATCGGCACCGGCCAAGGACACGCCTGCGGACGCCAACGCCAACGTCGCCCAGGCCACCGCCGCCGAGGCGGACGCCGCCGAGAGCACCGACGCAGTCGAAGCCGACGAGCACAGCGACCAGGCCGATGCCGAGCGGATCTTCGCCCGCCTCGATGCCGCCGTGGCCTACGCACAACAACAGAAGGCACGCAGCATCGTCTTGCTGGGCAATGGCAGTGGCGCTTACTGGGCCGCGCGCTACCTCAGCGAGAAGCAGCCGCCACAGGTACAGAAACTGGTAATGGTCGGCGCGCAGACACCGGCGCGGGTCGAGCAGGACCTGCAAAGCCTGACACCGACCCTGAAAGTACCGACCGCCGACATCTATTTCGCCGGCCGCCCCCAGGACAACCAGGCCGCCCAGCAGCGCCTGCAAGCGAGCAAGCGGCAGAAGGACAGCCAGTATCGCCAGGTGTCGCTGATGGCCATGCCGGGTAACAAAGCGGCAGAGCAGGAACAACTGCTGCGCCGGGTGCGTGGGTGGCTGACACCCAAGGAAGAGTGA
- a CDS encoding PAS domain-containing sensor histidine kinase, whose amino-acid sequence MKRMRCLWVIGWLCLPLIALARPEAPPVVVLEPAQQQWLDAHRSLRVGFVLQAPYAQFDRRLQQYYGANVELVDELAQALRLDLTWRGFTDEAALEHALQAGEIDFAPGLAQTPASLRNWLFSDPYMRVPQLVVGVRSGAVAVELEKLSANDRVAVRMPSRLADYLRGNYTNLNLQGVPSEREALQLVLGGQAGFAVLDEAQLSRLSRESEFSELAVVGDIGLPQLLRIGSRRDWPMLADILERGLQAMPAKRLEQLHQRWLQPKYPRFSESAGFWQNLALLFGLLLLCALATLVWQRRQQRGVERALLATRETLVERQVREEALRLSQFSIDQSTVGIFWVNWDSHIRYANHAAERMLGFAEGVLIERPLSDIEPSLSMDRWLALWKRARSGEGGELQFESQCVRADGSQLPVDLSLSFLRFRDAEYLVVFLSDVTERRRALAELRESEARLKGIAGNVPGLVFRLERDPAEGDPEFPYISEGSEALVGYTPAAIQHPQMGLRNLVHPEDRGDYHRVQDLALATDQDWSWQGRILTREGEQRWADIKATTRRLADGRMVWDGVVWDITQGKQAELALASSQEQLRELSAHLESVREEEKARIAREVHDELGQMLTVLKLEVSMCELAYGELDTGLNERLASMKRLIAQLFQLVRDVATALRPPILDAGIASAIEWQARRFEARTQIPCLVQVPDNLPPLSDAKATGLFRILQEALTNVMRHAQAHTVQIELVREGGQLRLTVIDDGKGFAPGEARPTSFGLVGVRERVLMLGGSMSLDSEPGEGTSLSVAIPLV is encoded by the coding sequence ATGAAGCGAATGCGTTGCCTGTGGGTTATCGGCTGGTTGTGTCTACCCTTGATCGCGCTGGCAAGACCGGAGGCGCCCCCCGTGGTTGTGCTGGAGCCTGCCCAGCAGCAATGGCTGGACGCGCACCGCAGCCTGCGTGTCGGATTCGTGCTGCAAGCGCCTTACGCGCAGTTCGATCGCCGTCTCCAGCAGTACTACGGCGCGAATGTCGAACTGGTCGACGAACTGGCCCAGGCGCTCAGGCTGGACCTGACCTGGCGCGGGTTCACCGACGAGGCGGCGCTTGAGCATGCCTTGCAGGCGGGCGAGATCGACTTTGCCCCTGGGCTTGCCCAGACCCCGGCCAGCCTTCGCAACTGGTTGTTCAGCGACCCATACATGCGTGTGCCGCAGTTGGTGGTGGGAGTGCGCAGTGGTGCGGTGGCGGTGGAACTGGAGAAGCTGAGCGCCAATGACCGGGTTGCGGTGCGCATGCCCTCCCGGTTGGCTGATTACCTGCGTGGCAACTACACCAACCTCAACCTGCAAGGGGTGCCCAGCGAACGTGAGGCATTGCAGCTGGTGCTGGGCGGCCAGGCCGGTTTCGCCGTGCTCGATGAAGCGCAACTCAGCCGCCTTTCCCGCGAAAGCGAATTCAGTGAGCTGGCCGTTGTGGGCGACATCGGCTTGCCCCAACTGCTGCGGATCGGCTCGCGACGAGACTGGCCGATGCTCGCCGACATCCTGGAGCGCGGCCTGCAGGCAATGCCGGCCAAGCGCCTGGAACAACTGCATCAACGCTGGTTGCAACCCAAGTACCCACGCTTTTCCGAGTCAGCCGGTTTCTGGCAGAACCTCGCACTTTTGTTCGGCCTGTTGCTGCTCTGCGCCTTGGCCACGCTGGTGTGGCAGCGTCGTCAGCAGCGGGGGGTGGAGCGGGCTTTGCTGGCGACCCGCGAGACGCTGGTCGAGCGCCAGGTGCGCGAAGAGGCGCTGCGCCTGAGCCAGTTCTCCATCGACCAGAGCACGGTCGGCATCTTCTGGGTCAACTGGGACAGCCACATCCGTTACGCCAATCATGCGGCCGAGCGCATGCTCGGGTTCGCCGAGGGCGTGTTGATCGAGCGGCCGCTGAGTGACATCGAGCCCAGCCTCAGCATGGATCGCTGGCTGGCACTGTGGAAACGGGCGCGCAGCGGCGAGGGCGGAGAACTGCAGTTCGAGAGCCAGTGTGTGCGTGCCGACGGTAGCCAGTTGCCGGTGGACCTGTCGCTGTCGTTCCTGCGTTTTCGTGATGCCGAGTACCTGGTGGTGTTCCTCTCCGATGTCACCGAGCGCCGCCGTGCCCTGGCCGAACTGCGCGAAAGCGAAGCGCGCCTCAAGGGTATCGCCGGCAATGTGCCGGGGCTGGTGTTCCGCCTCGAGCGCGATCCGGCCGAAGGCGACCCTGAGTTTCCCTACATCAGCGAGGGCAGCGAGGCCCTCGTCGGCTATACCCCGGCAGCGATCCAGCACCCGCAGATGGGGCTGCGCAATCTGGTCCACCCTGAGGATCGCGGCGACTACCACCGGGTTCAGGACCTGGCCCTGGCGACTGACCAGGACTGGTCGTGGCAAGGCCGGATCCTCACGCGTGAGGGGGAACAGCGCTGGGCCGACATCAAGGCCACCACCCGCCGCCTGGCCGATGGGCGCATGGTCTGGGACGGGGTGGTCTGGGACATCACCCAGGGCAAGCAGGCGGAACTTGCGCTGGCCAGTTCCCAAGAGCAGCTTCGCGAGTTGTCGGCGCACCTGGAAAGCGTGCGTGAAGAAGAAAAAGCCCGCATCGCCCGCGAAGTGCACGATGAACTGGGGCAGATGCTCACGGTGCTCAAGCTGGAAGTGTCGATGTGCGAGCTGGCCTACGGTGAGCTGGACACCGGGCTCAACGAGCGGCTGGCCAGCATGAAGCGCTTGATCGCCCAGTTGTTCCAGCTGGTGCGCGATGTGGCCACCGCCTTGCGCCCGCCGATCCTCGACGCCGGCATCGCCTCGGCCATCGAGTGGCAGGCCCGGCGTTTCGAGGCCCGCACGCAGATCCCCTGCCTGGTGCAGGTCCCGGACAATCTGCCACCCTTGAGTGATGCGAAGGCCACTGGCCTGTTCCGTATCCTCCAGGAGGCACTGACCAATGTGATGCGCCACGCCCAGGCGCACACGGTGCAGATCGAGCTCGTGCGCGAGGGTGGGCAATTACGCTTGACGGTCATCGACGATGGTAAAGGCTTCGCACCGGGCGAGGCGCGGCCGACTTCGTTCGGCCTGGTGGGGGTGCGTGAGCGTGTGCTGATGCTGGGCGGCAGCATGAGTCTGGACAGCGAGCCAGGCGAGGGCACCAGCCTGAGCGTGGCGATTCCTTTGGTGTAG
- a CDS encoding response regulator has product MVIRVLVAEDHTIVREGIKQLIGLARDMQVAGEAGNGEQLLDTLRQTPCEVVLLDISMPGVNGLEAIPRIRALNNPPAILMLSMHDEAQMAARALKAGAAGYATKDSDPALLLTAIRRVAGGGRYIDPALADRMVFEVGLTETRPLHTLLSEREFSVFERLAQGANVNDIAQQLALSSKTISTHKARLMQKLKVNSLAELVKYAMEHKLV; this is encoded by the coding sequence ATCGTGATTAGAGTGCTGGTGGCGGAAGACCACACCATCGTCCGGGAAGGCATCAAGCAGTTGATCGGCCTGGCCAGGGACATGCAGGTGGCGGGCGAGGCGGGCAACGGTGAGCAGTTGCTGGACACGCTGCGCCAAACCCCCTGTGAGGTGGTGCTGCTGGACATCTCCATGCCGGGGGTGAATGGCCTGGAGGCGATCCCGCGGATCCGCGCGCTGAACAACCCGCCCGCGATCCTGATGCTGTCGATGCACGACGAGGCGCAGATGGCGGCCCGGGCGCTGAAGGCCGGTGCCGCGGGCTATGCCACCAAGGACAGCGACCCGGCGCTGTTGCTCACCGCCATTCGCCGGGTGGCCGGGGGCGGGCGCTATATCGACCCGGCCCTGGCCGACCGCATGGTGTTCGAGGTGGGGCTGACCGAGACCCGGCCGTTGCATACGCTGCTGTCGGAGCGCGAGTTCTCGGTGTTCGAGCGCCTGGCCCAGGGCGCCAACGTCAACGACATCGCCCAACAGCTGGCGCTGTCGAGCAAGACCATCAGCACCCACAAGGCGCGCTTGATGCAGAAGCTCAAGGTCAACTCGCTGGCGGAGCTGGTGAAGTACGCCATGGAGCACAAGCTGGTGTGA
- a CDS encoding ABC transporter ATP-binding protein — MSEANSNAASETLVSFRGVQKSYDGESLIVKDLNLDIRKGEFLTLLGPSGSGKTTSLMMLAGFETPTAGEIQLAGRSINNVPPHKRDIGMVFQNYALFPHMTVAENLAFPLTVRNLSKTDISERVKRVLNMVQLDAFAKRYPGQLSGGQQQRVALARALVFEPQLVLMDEPLGALDKQLREHMQMEIKHIHQRLGVTVVYVTHDQGEALTMSDRVAVFHQGEIQQIADPRTLYEEPCNTFVANFIGENNRINGTLLASDGKRCQVQLARGERVEALAVNVGQAGEPVTLSIRPERVRLNGHSESCVNRFSGRVAEFIYLGDHVRVRLEVCGKADFFVKQPIAELDPALAVGDVVPLGWEVEHARALDPIAEAH, encoded by the coding sequence ATGAGCGAGGCGAATTCGAACGCGGCCAGCGAGACGCTGGTCAGCTTCCGGGGCGTGCAGAAGAGCTACGACGGCGAATCGCTGATCGTCAAGGACCTCAACCTCGATATCCGCAAGGGTGAGTTCCTCACCCTGCTCGGGCCGTCCGGTTCGGGCAAGACCACCAGCCTGATGATGCTGGCCGGCTTCGAAACCCCCACCGCCGGCGAGATCCAGCTGGCCGGGCGTTCGATCAACAACGTGCCGCCGCACAAGCGCGACATCGGCATGGTGTTCCAGAACTACGCGCTGTTCCCGCACATGACCGTGGCCGAGAACCTGGCCTTCCCGCTGACCGTGCGCAACCTGAGCAAGACCGACATCAGCGAGCGGGTCAAGCGCGTGCTCAACATGGTCCAGCTCGACGCCTTCGCCAAGCGCTACCCCGGCCAGCTGTCCGGTGGCCAGCAGCAGCGCGTGGCGTTGGCCCGGGCCTTGGTGTTCGAGCCGCAGCTGGTGCTGATGGACGAGCCGCTCGGTGCGCTGGACAAACAACTGCGCGAACACATGCAGATGGAGATCAAGCATATCCACCAGCGCCTGGGCGTGACCGTGGTGTACGTGACTCACGATCAAGGCGAGGCGCTGACCATGTCCGACCGGGTAGCGGTGTTCCATCAGGGCGAGATCCAGCAGATCGCCGACCCGCGCACTCTCTACGAAGAACCCTGCAACACCTTCGTCGCCAACTTCATCGGCGAGAACAACCGCATCAACGGCACCCTGCTGGCCAGCGACGGCAAGCGCTGCCAGGTGCAATTGGCCCGTGGCGAGCGGGTCGAGGCGCTGGCAGTGAACGTCGGCCAGGCCGGCGAGCCGGTCACCCTGTCGATCCGCCCCGAGCGCGTGCGCCTCAACGGCCACAGCGAAAGCTGCGTCAACCGCTTCTCCGGCCGCGTGGCCGAATTCATCTACCTGGGCGACCACGTGCGGGTGCGCCTGGAAGTCTGCGGCAAGGCCGACTTCTTCGTGAAGCAGCCGATCGCCGAGCTCGACCCGGCCCTGGCCGTGGGCGATGTGGTACCGCTGGGCTGGGAGGTGGAGCACGCCCGCGCGCTCGATCCGATTGCCGAAGCCCATTGA
- a CDS encoding ABC transporter substrate-binding protein has product MRKQLKLTALALGLFAAGQALAADLTVVSFGGANKAAQVKAFYEPWEKAGKGKIVAGEYNGEMAKVKAMVDTNSVSWNLVEVESPELARGCDEGMFEELDPALFGSESDYVKGAIQPCGVGFFVWSTVLAYNADKLKSAPTSWADFWDTKKFPGKRGLRKGAKYTLEFALMADGVAPKDVYSVLATKEGQDRAFKKLDELKPSIQWWEAGAQPPQYLASGDVVMSSAYNGRIAAVQKESNLKVVWNGGIYDFDAWAIPKGAKDVEEAKKFIAYTVQPEQQKTYSENIAYGPANSKAVPLLADAVKKDMPTTPENIANQVQIDVAFWADNSEQLEQRFNAWAAKK; this is encoded by the coding sequence ATGCGCAAGCAGTTGAAACTGACCGCCCTGGCCCTGGGGCTGTTCGCCGCCGGCCAGGCCCTGGCCGCGGACTTGACCGTGGTGTCGTTCGGTGGCGCGAACAAGGCGGCCCAGGTAAAGGCGTTCTACGAGCCATGGGAAAAGGCCGGCAAGGGCAAGATCGTCGCCGGTGAGTACAACGGCGAGATGGCCAAGGTCAAAGCCATGGTCGACACCAACAGCGTGTCGTGGAACCTGGTCGAGGTGGAGTCGCCGGAGCTGGCGCGGGGCTGCGACGAAGGCATGTTCGAGGAGCTCGATCCGGCTTTGTTCGGTAGTGAAAGCGACTACGTCAAAGGTGCCATCCAGCCTTGCGGCGTGGGCTTCTTCGTCTGGTCCACGGTGCTGGCCTACAACGCCGACAAGCTCAAGAGCGCGCCCACCAGCTGGGCCGATTTCTGGGATACCAAGAAATTCCCGGGCAAGCGCGGCCTGCGCAAGGGCGCCAAGTACACCCTCGAGTTCGCCCTGATGGCCGACGGTGTCGCGCCGAAGGACGTCTACTCGGTGCTGGCCACCAAGGAAGGCCAGGACCGCGCCTTCAAGAAACTCGATGAACTCAAGCCCAGCATCCAGTGGTGGGAAGCCGGCGCCCAGCCGCCGCAGTACCTGGCCTCGGGCGATGTGGTCATGAGCTCGGCCTACAACGGCCGCATCGCCGCCGTGCAGAAAGAGAGCAACCTCAAGGTGGTGTGGAACGGCGGCATCTACGACTTCGACGCCTGGGCCATTCCGAAAGGCGCCAAGGACGTGGAGGAGGCGAAGAAATTCATCGCCTACACCGTGCAGCCGGAACAACAGAAGACCTACTCCGAGAACATCGCCTACGGCCCGGCCAATTCCAAGGCCGTCCCGCTGCTGGCCGATGCGGTGAAGAAGGACATGCCGACCACGCCTGAGAACATCGCCAACCAGGTGCAGATCGACGTGGCCTTCTGGGCCGACAACAGCGAGCAGCTGGAGCAACGCTTCAACGCCTGGGCGGCGAAGAAGTAA
- a CDS encoding ABC transporter permease gives MAIAVPLNEGAGPSLKQRLKHAERVNRWKAQALIAPLALFLLLVFLVPIAALLYKSVGNPEVVGGLPRTVEAVAQWDGKSLPGEEVYKALSQDLAESRKNQTLGDLSKRLNMELAGYRSLLAKTARALPFKEEPASYKEALQTLDERWGDPAYWQAIRRNTSSVTPFYLLAALDHRIDDLGELAKATPDQAIYLDIFARTLWMGVVITVICLVLAYPLAYLLANLPTRQSNLLMILVLLPFWTSILVRVAAWIVLLQSGGLINSALMAMGVIDQPLELVFNRTGVYISMVHILLPFMILPLYSVMKGISPSYMRAAISLGCHPFASFWRVYFPQTYAGVGAGCLLVFILAIGYYITPALLGSPNDQMVSYFVAFYTNTSINWGMATALGGLLLLATVLLYLIYSWLVGASRLRLS, from the coding sequence ATGGCCATTGCAGTGCCCCTCAACGAAGGCGCAGGTCCAAGCCTCAAGCAGCGCCTCAAGCACGCCGAGCGGGTCAACCGCTGGAAGGCCCAGGCGTTGATCGCGCCGCTGGCGCTGTTCCTCCTGCTGGTGTTCCTGGTACCCATCGCGGCGCTGCTGTACAAGAGCGTCGGCAACCCCGAGGTGGTCGGTGGCCTGCCGCGTACCGTCGAAGCGGTGGCGCAATGGGATGGCAAGAGCCTGCCCGGCGAGGAGGTCTACAAGGCCCTGAGCCAGGACCTGGCCGAGTCGCGCAAGAACCAGACCCTGGGCGATCTCTCCAAGCGGCTGAACATGGAGCTGGCCGGCTACCGCAGCCTGCTGGCCAAGACGGCGAGGGCGCTGCCGTTCAAGGAAGAGCCCGCCTCCTATAAAGAAGCCTTGCAGACGCTCGACGAGCGCTGGGGCGACCCTGCCTACTGGCAGGCGATCCGTCGCAACACCAGCAGCGTCACGCCGTTCTACCTGCTGGCCGCGCTGGACCACCGTATCGACGACCTGGGCGAGCTGGCCAAGGCCACTCCCGACCAGGCCATCTACCTCGACATCTTCGCCCGCACCCTGTGGATGGGCGTGGTGATCACCGTGATCTGCCTGGTGCTGGCCTATCCCCTGGCCTACCTGCTGGCCAACCTGCCGACCCGGCAGAGCAACCTGCTGATGATCCTGGTACTACTGCCGTTCTGGACTTCGATCCTGGTGCGAGTGGCGGCGTGGATCGTGCTGTTGCAGTCGGGCGGCCTGATCAACAGCGCGCTGATGGCGATGGGCGTCATCGACCAGCCGTTGGAGCTGGTGTTCAACCGCACCGGTGTGTACATCTCGATGGTGCACATCCTGCTGCCGTTCATGATCCTGCCGCTGTACAGCGTGATGAAGGGCATCTCGCCCAGCTACATGCGCGCGGCGATCTCCCTTGGTTGCCATCCGTTCGCCAGCTTCTGGCGGGTGTACTTCCCGCAGACCTACGCCGGTGTCGGTGCCGGTTGCCTGCTGGTGTTCATCCTGGCCATCGGCTACTACATCACCCCGGCACTGCTGGGCAGCCCGAACGACCAGATGGTCAGCTACTTCGTCGCCTTCTACACCAACACCAGCATCAACTGGGGCATGGCCACCGCGCTGGGCGGGCTGTTGCTGCTGGCAACCGTGCTGTTGTACCTGATCTATAGCTGGCTGGTCGGCGCGAGCCGCCTGCGCCTGAGCTGA
- a CDS encoding ABC transporter permease: MLSPYMSPVERVWFYSLRILCGLILLFLVLPVLVIVPLSFNSGSFLVYPLQGFSLHWYQDFFGSAEWMRALKNSIIVAPAATVLAMVFGTLASIGLTRGDFPGKSLVMALVISPMVVPVVIIGVASYLFFAPLGMGNSFVSLILVHAVLGVPFVIITVSATLQGFNYNLVRAAASLGASPLLTFRRVTLPLIAPGVISGALFAFATSFDEVVVTLFLAGPEQATLPRQMFSGIRENLSPTIAAAATLLIAFSVILLLTLEWLRGRSEKLRTQQPA; this comes from the coding sequence ATGCTGAGCCCCTATATGTCGCCCGTGGAGCGGGTGTGGTTCTACAGCCTGCGCATCCTGTGCGGGTTGATCCTGCTGTTCCTGGTATTGCCGGTGCTGGTCATCGTGCCGTTATCGTTCAACAGCGGGAGTTTCCTGGTCTATCCGCTGCAAGGCTTCTCGCTGCACTGGTACCAGGACTTCTTCGGCTCCGCCGAGTGGATGCGCGCACTGAAGAACAGCATCATCGTCGCCCCGGCGGCCACGGTGCTGGCCATGGTATTCGGCACCCTGGCCTCGATCGGCCTGACCCGGGGCGACTTCCCCGGCAAGTCGCTGGTGATGGCATTGGTGATCTCACCGATGGTGGTACCGGTGGTGATCATCGGTGTGGCCAGCTACCTGTTCTTCGCGCCGCTGGGCATGGGCAACAGCTTCGTCTCGCTGATCCTGGTGCATGCGGTGCTGGGTGTGCCGTTCGTGATCATTACCGTGTCGGCCACGTTGCAGGGCTTCAACTACAACCTGGTGCGTGCGGCGGCCAGCCTTGGGGCTTCGCCATTGCTGACCTTCCGTCGGGTGACATTGCCGCTGATTGCGCCGGGGGTGATCTCCGGGGCGCTGTTCGCCTTCGCCACTTCGTTCGATGAGGTGGTGGTGACCCTGTTCCTCGCCGGGCCGGAGCAGGCGACCCTGCCACGGCAGATGTTCAGCGGCATTCGCGAGAACCTGAGCCCGACCATCGCGGCGGCGGCCACCTTGCTGATCGCGTTCTCGGTGATCCTGTTGCTGACCCTGGAGTGGTTGCGTGGGCGCAGCGAGAAGCTGAGGACTCAGCAACCGGCTTGA